Proteins from a single region of Streptomyces spinoverrucosus:
- a CDS encoding FadR/GntR family transcriptional regulator: MSTMGRGLHGRVLDTLGPEITAGEYPPGSVLRTDELAQRFDVSRSVMREAVRVLESMHLVESRRRVGVTVRAKSEWNVYDPQVIRWRLAGTDRPRQLRSLTVLRSAVEPIAAGLAAKNATAEQCAELTECALGMVANSRGHQLDGYLFHDVAFHRVILNASGNEMFARLGDVVAEVLAGRTHHDVMFEDPDPAAVTLHVQVAEAVRERDAERAERLTREITIGALQELDILAP, encoded by the coding sequence ATGAGCACGATGGGCCGGGGGCTGCACGGCCGCGTACTGGACACCCTCGGCCCCGAGATCACGGCGGGCGAGTACCCCCCGGGCAGCGTGTTGCGCACGGACGAACTGGCGCAGCGTTTCGATGTGTCACGTTCCGTGATGCGCGAGGCGGTGCGGGTGCTGGAGTCGATGCACCTGGTCGAGTCCCGGCGCCGAGTGGGCGTCACGGTCCGCGCCAAGTCCGAGTGGAATGTGTACGACCCGCAGGTCATCCGCTGGCGACTGGCCGGCACCGACCGCCCGCGGCAACTGCGCTCCCTCACGGTGCTGCGCTCGGCCGTCGAGCCGATCGCCGCGGGGCTCGCCGCGAAGAACGCCACGGCCGAGCAGTGCGCGGAACTCACCGAATGCGCCCTGGGCATGGTCGCCAACTCCCGCGGACACCAGCTGGACGGCTACCTCTTCCACGACGTGGCCTTCCACCGCGTGATCCTGAACGCCTCCGGCAACGAGATGTTCGCCCGCCTCGGTGACGTCGTCGCCGAGGTCCTCGCGGGCCGCACCCATCACGACGTCATGTTCGAAGACCCCGACCCGGCCGCCGTCACCCTGCACGTCCAGGTCGCGGAGGCGGTGCGTGAGCGCGACGCGGAGCGGGCGGAACGGCTGACCCGGGAGATCACGATCGGCGCGCTCCAGGAGCTGGACATCCTCGCGCCGTAG
- a CDS encoding YchJ family protein encodes MSRRTGGSRRPRPSTPAHNPECPCGLAETYDMCCGRIHRGEAAAPTAEALMRSRYSAFVRRDEGYLLRTWHPRTRPTHLDLDPGMRWTGLEILGTTDGSAFHSTGTVTFRASFKGGTLHERSRFERVDGAWVYVDGDFLD; translated from the coding sequence ATGTCCCGACGCACCGGCGGATCCCGCCGCCCTCGCCCCTCCACCCCGGCGCACAACCCGGAATGCCCGTGCGGTCTTGCGGAGACATACGACATGTGCTGTGGCCGAATTCATCGGGGTGAGGCCGCCGCACCGACCGCCGAGGCGCTGATGCGCTCGCGCTACAGCGCTTTCGTCCGGCGCGACGAGGGGTACCTGCTGCGGACCTGGCATCCGCGCACGCGTCCGACGCACCTCGACCTGGACCCCGGGATGCGCTGGACGGGACTGGAGATCCTCGGCACGACCGACGGGTCCGCGTTCCACAGCACGGGGACGGTGACGTTCCGGGCGTCCTTCAAGGGCGGCACGCTGCACGAGCGCAGCCGGTTCGAGCGCGTCGACGGGGCATGGGTGTACGTCGACGGCGACTTCCTCGACTGA
- a CDS encoding phage tail sheath C-terminal domain-containing protein, whose amino-acid sequence MPTNAVGPARPTYPGVYVEELPSSTRTISAVTTSVTAFVGHTRRGPLNEPVRVTGFAEFERRFGGLGSQSAVAYAVHQFFAGGGGVAVIVRVAKAGSGKAACVVLESTEGHSESRVLEVHAKEPGVWGNGLRVAVDYDTPRPDETFNLRVYDAKGDARETFTGLSMDSGHGRYAPTVINAGSRLIRVEAVGEGRPDPSGTVSKPFGDELPNLEVDLTVKIGDVEREFRLYDPECDGEAPCSVAELALLLERKLRALPDAPGKHAFAGAEVTPFGRRIQVVAGSTDPEDVVRFLGECANDLGLEASVNPPVFPLEGGEDGAAPGPRDLIGSEGDKTGIHALRQVADVNLLSLPELASYEKTEDMLTVVSAAQRLCQERRIFLLVDAPSTWVSVDTARAGVAAFDAVRGNHAGLYFPHIQLTDPLTGRLRAFPPSGAIAGVIARTDSERGVWKAPAGTEARLVGVHSLTVDLTDRETGLLNPLGVNCLRTFPLTGPLVWGARTLDGSDALDSEWKYVPVRRLALHVEESLQRGLQWVVFEPNDESLWQQIRLSASSYLHTLFRQGAFKGSTPREAYFVKCDHETTTAEDIANGVVNVLVGIAPVRPAEFVIVRIQQTSGQFAL is encoded by the coding sequence ATGCCGACGAACGCAGTAGGCCCCGCCCGGCCGACGTATCCCGGTGTCTACGTCGAAGAGCTTCCCAGCAGTACCCGCACCATCTCCGCCGTGACCACGTCGGTGACCGCGTTCGTCGGTCACACCCGGCGCGGTCCTCTCAACGAACCGGTGCGGGTCACCGGCTTCGCCGAGTTCGAGCGCCGCTTCGGGGGTCTCGGCTCGCAGAGCGCCGTCGCCTACGCGGTGCACCAGTTCTTCGCGGGCGGCGGTGGCGTCGCCGTGATCGTCCGGGTCGCCAAGGCCGGCAGCGGCAAGGCCGCCTGCGTCGTCCTGGAGTCCACCGAGGGCCACAGCGAGAGCCGCGTCCTCGAAGTCCACGCCAAGGAACCCGGCGTGTGGGGCAACGGACTGCGCGTCGCCGTCGACTACGACACCCCGCGCCCCGACGAGACCTTCAACCTGCGGGTGTACGACGCCAAGGGCGACGCCCGCGAGACCTTCACCGGCCTGTCCATGGACTCCGGTCACGGCCGCTACGCGCCCACCGTGATCAACGCCGGCTCGCGCCTCATCCGCGTCGAGGCCGTCGGCGAGGGCCGCCCCGACCCGTCCGGCACCGTCTCCAAGCCGTTCGGCGACGAGCTGCCGAACCTGGAGGTCGACCTCACCGTCAAGATCGGCGACGTGGAGCGCGAGTTCCGCCTCTACGACCCCGAGTGCGACGGCGAGGCCCCGTGCTCGGTGGCCGAGCTGGCGCTGCTGCTGGAGCGCAAGCTGCGGGCACTGCCCGACGCGCCCGGCAAGCACGCCTTCGCGGGCGCCGAGGTCACCCCCTTCGGGCGGCGCATCCAGGTCGTGGCCGGCTCCACCGACCCCGAGGACGTCGTGCGCTTCCTCGGCGAGTGCGCCAACGACCTCGGCCTGGAGGCCTCCGTCAACCCGCCCGTCTTCCCGCTGGAGGGCGGCGAGGACGGCGCGGCCCCCGGCCCGCGCGACCTCATCGGCTCCGAGGGCGACAAGACCGGCATCCACGCCCTGCGCCAGGTGGCCGACGTCAACCTGCTGTCGCTGCCCGAGCTGGCCTCGTACGAGAAGACCGAGGACATGCTCACCGTCGTCTCGGCGGCCCAGCGGCTGTGCCAGGAGCGGCGGATCTTCCTCCTCGTCGACGCGCCCAGCACCTGGGTGAGCGTGGACACGGCCCGGGCCGGCGTCGCCGCCTTCGACGCGGTGCGCGGCAACCACGCCGGTCTGTACTTCCCGCACATCCAGCTCACCGACCCGCTCACCGGGCGACTGCGCGCCTTCCCGCCGTCCGGCGCGATCGCCGGCGTCATCGCGCGCACCGACTCCGAGCGCGGCGTGTGGAAGGCCCCGGCCGGCACCGAGGCACGGCTCGTGGGCGTGCACTCGCTCACCGTCGACCTCACCGACCGTGAGACCGGGCTGCTCAACCCGCTCGGCGTCAACTGCCTGCGCACCTTCCCGCTCACCGGCCCGCTGGTGTGGGGCGCGCGCACGCTGGACGGCTCCGACGCCCTCGACAGCGAGTGGAAGTACGTGCCGGTGCGGCGGCTCGCGCTGCATGTGGAGGAGAGCCTGCAACGCGGCCTGCAGTGGGTCGTGTTCGAGCCCAACGACGAGAGCCTGTGGCAGCAGATCCGGCTCAGCGCCTCCTCGTATCTGCACACCCTCTTCCGCCAGGGCGCCTTCAAGGGCAGCACCCCGCGCGAGGCCTACTTCGTCAAGTGCGACCACGAGACCACCACCGCCGAGGACATCGCGAACGGTGTCGTCAACGTCCTGGTGGGTATCGCGCCGGTCCGGCCGGCCGAGTTCGTGATCGTCAGGATCCAGCAGACGTCCGGGCAGTTCGCGCTCTAG
- a CDS encoding phage tail protein: MAEFTVNAHRFDPYKNFKFLVLWDGRTVAGISKISPLKRTTEVVKHRHGGDPSSPRKSPGRSEFEGITLERGVTHDPEFDRWANKVWQVGAGLGSEVSLADFRKDIVIQVLNEAGQVAVSHKLYRTWPSEYQVLGELDANANAVAIQSLKLECEGWERDYEVPEPTEPSFLNPA; encoded by the coding sequence ATGGCTGAGTTCACGGTCAACGCCCATCGTTTCGACCCGTACAAGAACTTCAAGTTCCTCGTCCTGTGGGACGGCCGTACGGTCGCGGGCATCAGCAAGATCAGTCCGCTGAAGCGGACCACCGAGGTCGTCAAGCACCGGCACGGCGGCGACCCCTCCTCCCCGCGCAAGTCGCCGGGCCGCTCCGAGTTCGAGGGCATCACCCTGGAGCGCGGGGTCACCCACGACCCCGAGTTCGACCGATGGGCCAACAAGGTCTGGCAGGTCGGAGCGGGCCTCGGCTCCGAGGTGTCCCTCGCGGACTTCCGCAAGGACATCGTCATCCAGGTCCTCAACGAGGCCGGCCAGGTCGCCGTCTCGCACAAGCTGTACCGGACCTGGCCCAGCGAGTACCAGGTGCTCGGCGAGCTCGACGCCAACGCCAACGCGGTGGCCATCCAGTCGCTGAAGCTGGAGTGCGAGGGCTGGGAGCGGGACTACGAGGTGCCCGAGCCGACCGAGCCCTCCTTCCTCAACCCGGCCTGA
- a CDS encoding T4 family baseplate hub assembly chaperone, producing the protein MAGAADLLATWEAGLTEAPAGRALLLHGTARPDLDARALPALPVGEREADLFALRRALFGERMQVRLDCAGCGADMEFDLDAGEFARSVGVRGQSVVRVAHDGWEVEFRLPGVADLTAAAHTEDPRGALLARCLVSAAHDGTSVGADALPGPVQRRIAAAVEAADPGADVTLNVACPECARATRAELDIASYLWTELDSWARDLLLDVHLLATAYGWSEPEILALSPLRRRYYLEMCADV; encoded by the coding sequence ATGGCCGGTGCGGCCGACCTGCTGGCCACCTGGGAGGCGGGACTCACCGAGGCACCCGCCGGGCGCGCGCTGCTGCTGCACGGCACCGCGCGCCCGGACCTCGACGCCCGGGCGCTGCCCGCCCTCCCGGTGGGCGAGCGCGAGGCGGACCTGTTCGCGCTGCGCCGGGCGCTGTTCGGCGAACGCATGCAGGTACGGCTGGACTGTGCCGGGTGCGGCGCGGACATGGAGTTCGACCTGGACGCCGGGGAGTTCGCCCGGTCGGTCGGGGTGCGCGGTCAGTCCGTCGTACGGGTCGCGCACGACGGCTGGGAGGTCGAGTTCCGGCTGCCCGGCGTCGCCGACCTCACCGCGGCCGCCCACACCGAGGACCCGCGCGGGGCGCTGCTCGCGCGGTGCCTGGTCTCGGCGGCGCACGACGGGACGTCCGTCGGCGCGGACGCCCTGCCCGGGCCCGTGCAGCGCCGGATCGCCGCGGCGGTCGAGGCCGCCGACCCGGGGGCCGACGTGACGCTCAACGTGGCCTGCCCCGAGTGCGCGCGGGCCACCCGGGCGGAGCTGGACATCGCCTCCTACCTGTGGACCGAACTGGACTCCTGGGCACGGGACCTGCTCCTCGACGTCCATCTGCTCGCCACCGCCTACGGCTGGAGCGAGCCGGAGATCCTGGCGCTCAGCCCGCTGCGGCGCCGCTACTACCTGGAGATGTGCGCCGATGTCTGA